The region AACAGATTATCCTTGCCTGCACACTCGCTGCCGCATCCATCTTTTCCGCAATGCCATCGCAGGCGGCCAGTGTGACGATCACCACGGGTGATGAGCGCCCCTACTACCGTGATTCGGAACGTCCCTATTACCGCCATCACAGCCCCTACTACCGCCACGACATGCGTCGGCGTTACGTGTCCCGCGACTGCTTTACCAAGACGGAAAAGATCCGCCGCCATGGCCATACGGTCATCAAGGAAACCAGGGTCTGCCGATAGGCGATCCACGCACGAAGCCCGGCTGATCGGCCGGGCTTTTCATCTGATTTCGTCACGCGGAACTTCGCCATAACGGCCGCGTTATTCGCGAAAGGAGTAAGCGTCATGCGTATCAAGATGACTCTTTTGGCAATCGCCTATGTCGCCATCAGGCGCCGTGCTGCTTGCCATCGCCTATCAGCCGCAGGTGACGGGTGCCCTGCAGAAGACCGATCGGCTGGCCGGTTCGTCCTTCCTGGTCGAGCGCTTCGCCGGTTGACCGGATGAGCGGTTGAGTGAGAGATGACGATGCATCAATGTCGCTCATTGATCGGAGGCCCGCCGAGCAGGATCCGGTTCTGCACCGCATGCACGCCTTCGACAGCCCTGGCAACCGCGGTCGCCCGTTCGATCTCGCCGACGGTGCCGACCGTACCGGTCAGCACGATCTGATCGTTCTCCATCGTCACTTCGACATCCGATGCATCGATGCCGCCGGCAATTGCCAGCGCATTGGCGACGGCCGCTTCGACGGATGCGCGATTGGAGATTTCCGCTTCCATCTCGGGCTCGAGCCCGTGGAATGTCTGTTCCTTGAAAACCATGATCCGTTTCTCCTCAATATCCGGGCGTCAAACCTGCGAAGGAAACGCCCGTCGGCGGGATTTGGTTTCAGGGCCGCTAAAGCGCGTCGCGATCTTTCAGATTCGCGCCTTGTGCTTTAGCTTTTTATTTTCTCGCATATCGTTGCCGCAAAAGCGCTTCGCGCTTTGCCTGGGAAAACCGCGGCACACTTTTGCGCGACATGCTTTACCAGTTGAGGCGAAAACGCAGATTGACGCTGCCGGCCTCATCCGCCGAAAACGGATTGCTGACCGAGGCATCGAGATTAAGGTTCGGCAGGATCGCCTGGTTGACGGCAACCGAACTGGAAAAATCGCCGCTGGCGTTGCTGATACCGGCACCGGCCGAAAGCGAGGTGCCCGTCCAGGGATGGATCAGCTTCAGCGCCTGCGACGCCGTCACCGAGGCCTGTTTGATATCAACCGCATCATATTGCACGCTGATCGACCGGCTCGACTGCATGTCGAGCGAATCCGACAGGATCCAGCTGCGGGAGCGGCTGAGCGTCAGCGCGCCGCTGCCGCGCAGCGTATCGACGCTGATCCTTGCGCCCCGCTGCGATTGGCCTGATGGCGTGACACTCGTTCTGACGATCCTGCCCCAGAGCATCGCCTGTTCGGAATCGGGCAGCGGCGCCCCGCCCTTGGTCGAGGCGAGCGCGATATCGGCACCGGCGCTGGTTTCCCATTCGGCCGCCAGGCGAAAACCCATCGTCGCCTTGTAGGATCGGTCGGAGAGTTTGGCCGGCGACCAGATCAGCAGATCATCCGCCCTTGCCGCCGAGGCGAGCGAGAGCAGGACGGCGAAGAGAAGGCTGGCTGTTTTGAATATCGTCATGAAATCCAACATTTCCACGGACACAGGACTGCAGCGCACATGAATGCGCTCGCAGCGAACGCGATGAGGGATTGCGGCCAAGCCGCCCGTCCCGGTTCTTCCTCGGTTTTAATGTTTTGGCCGGAAGGCCGGCGGCACCTTAATGCCTGTTTCCGAAGGACGCCGTAGCGCCCCGAATTGCCATGCAACCGTGAACGGCGCGACGAATTTCGAATCCGCCAGCAAGGTCACAAGGATCACATCCAGCCGCCGCTCTGTAAACCCCACGACGCCCGAAATCTGCTGCACCGCACACTTGCCGCCCCCGTCAAAGCCTAGTAGAGCCTGAGCCTACGAGAAAAACCTTCGCGAAATTGCAGATAATGACCGGCAAAACCGCGCCGCGGCGCCTCAGCATCTTCGGCTCGACAGGCTCGATCGGCCAGAACACCCTCAATGTCGTCGATCACCTGGGCGGGCGGGAGAACTTCGAAATCTCCGTGCTGACCGGCAACGGCAACGTCGAATTGCTGGCCCGGCAGGCGAAGTTGTCAGGCGCTGGGATGGCGGTGACGGCAAGCGACCGGCATTACGAAGCGCTGAAAAGCGCGCTTTCCGGCAGCGGCATCGCGGTCGCATCCGGAAAATCCGGCCTGATGGAAGCGGCCGATCGCGAGGCCGACTGGGTGATGGCGGCAATCGTTGGCACCGCGGGCCTGGCGCCGACGCTGGCAGCAGCAAGGCGCGGCGCCGATATCGCCCTTGCCAACAAGGAATGCCTGGTTTCGGCCGGCGATCTGTTCATCAGCGCCATCCGCAAAGGCGGCGGCAAGCTGCTTCCCGTCGACAGCGAGCACAATGCGATTTTCCAGGTGCTGGAGGAAAACCAGCGCCATGCCATCGAGCGTGTGGTGCTGACGGCCTCGGGCGGGCCCTTCCGCACCGCCTCGCTGAAGGAAATGGCCGGTGTGACGGCGGAGACCGCGCGCGCCCACCCGAACTGGTCGATGGGCCTGAAGATCTCGATCGACAGCGCTTCGATGTTCAACAAGGCGCTGGAGATAATCGAAGCCCGGCATCTTTTCAGCCTCACGCCCGAGCAGATCGAAGTCATCATCCATCCGCAATCGATCATCCATTCGATGGTCGGCTATAGCGATGGATCGGTGCTGGCCCAGCTCGGCGCCCCCGATATGCGCACCGCGATCGGTTACGCCCTGTCCTTTCCGCGCCGGCCGAACCTGCCGATCGAGCGGCTGGATTTCGCCAGGCTCGCCCGGCTGGATTTCGAGGCGCCGGATGAGCTGCGGTTTCCGGCCTTGCGGCTGGCGCGCCTGGCGATGACGCGCGGCGGCGTTCAGGGCGCCGTGTTGAACGGGGCCAAGGAAGTGGCGCTCGAAGCCTTCATCGAAGGACGGCTGCCGTTCCTCGCCATCGCCGAGATCACCGAGAGGGTCATGGACGATCTGGCCGGCCTGCCGCCGGCCGCCGAGATGGACGAAGTCTTCGACGCCGACAGGCAGGCCCGGCAGAGGGCTGCGGAGCTGATGAAACTGGAGATCGCCGGCTGAAGCTTACCGCAGCCGGTTGCCAGCCTCATCGAACAACCGGCAATCCGACGGTTCGAACAGCAGGCCGACCTGCTTGCCTGCCGCGATGCTGATCGGTGAGCGGTGCTCGACGGTCAGCGACTGACCGTCGGCAAGCTGGCAATAGAGATATTGCGTTCCCCCGAGATATTCCGAAAAATCGACCGTGGCCGTCAGCTTGCCCGACCGATCCGGCGCCACCTTCAGATGCTCCGGCCGCAGACCGAGCGTCACCGCGCCTCCGGCCGGCCGGCCCGTGCTGATTAAGGCGGTTTCGATGCGGGAGCCGGCGACCTCGACCACTCCGCCCTCGCCCCAGCGGGCATTCAAGAGGTTCATCCTCGGCGAGCCGATGAAGCCCGCCACGAAGGTATTGGCGGGATCTTCGTAGATCTGCCTTGGCGTTCCGGCCTGCTCGACACGGCCGTCGCGCAGCACGACGATCTTGTCGGCGAGCGTCATCGCCTCGGTCTGGTCATGGGTGACGTAGATCATCGTGTTGCCGAGCTCGCGGTGCAGGCGGGCGATCTCGATGCGCATCGACACCCTGAGTTCCGCATCGAGATTGGACAGCGGCTCGTCGAACAGGAAGACATCGGGCTTGCGCACGATCGCCCGGCCGATCGCCACACGCTGGCGCTGGCCACCGGAAAGCTGTCCTGGCCGCCGGTCGAGAAGATGATCGATCTTCAGGATGGCGGAGGCCGCCTTCACCCGGGTCTCGATCTCGGCCGGCTGGGTGCGCGCCATCTTCAGCCCGAAGGCCAGATTGTCGCGCACGCTCATATGCGGATAGAGCGCATAGGACTGGAAGACCATGGCGATGCCGCGCTCGGACGGATCGAGATCGGTGACCATGCGTCCCTTGATCTCGACCTCGCCGTCGGTCACGTCCTCGAGACCGGCGATCATCCGAAGCAGCGTCGATTTTCCGCAGCCGGACGGGCCGACGAAGACGACGAATTCGCCCTCTTCGATCGTCAGGTCGATCCCGTGGACCACCTGCAGATTGCCATAGCTTTTTCGCACGTCCTGGAGCACGACGCTCTTGTTAGCCATACCGTTCGTCATCCCCAAACGACCTACTTGTCCGACTGGACCCAGACGAGCATCTCTCCGGGCGCGCGGTTGTCCCAGAGATGATAGGGCACGAAACGCGCGGTGGCGACCTGCCTTTCGGCCGGCGCATTGCGGTAGAGCGGTGTTCCCCAGTTCGACGTCTCCTCGCGCTCGACCTTGAGATCGAGGGCGACGGCATCGTTGAGATCCTTCAGCACGATGGTTTCGGCGGCCGGAAGCTCACGCGGCAGGATGATGGCGTTGAGATCCTCGCCATTGTCGGTGGTTTCGACGCAATAGACCAGGGGCCCACGCATCAGTGCGACGCGGCCGGCATCCTGGCGCACCTTCGGATTGGCATATTGCGGGCGCAATGCCAGCGGCAGGTGGAGGGCGACACGATCGCCATCGTTCCATTGACGATCGATCCTGGCATATCCATCCCGGACAGTGGCGGCGAGATCGAGCATTTCCCCATTGACGCTGAGGGTCGCCCCTTCAGCCCAATCGGGAATGCGCAGCGACAGCGCGAATCTCGCGGGCGTCTTCAGCCTGGTGGTAAAGACGACGGCCCCATCCCAGGGATAGTTGGTGGCCTGCTCCAGCTCGCCTTCGGCGCCGTTGGCAAGCTTCAGCCGGGCGGTGCTTTCGCCATAGAGATGCACGGCGATCTCATCATCGGCAACGGCATACATATAGGAGCCGATCGAGGTCACCAGCCGGGCGATATTCGGCGGGCAGCAGGGGCAATGGTGCCATTTCCAGCGGTGGTGCTTGCCCGCACTTTCGAGCGGATTGTCGTAGAAGAAGGTCTTGCCGTCGGTGGAAAGGCCGGGAAGCGCGCCGTTATAAAGCGCCTGTTCCATGATGTCGGCGTAGCGCCGGTCAGGCCCGCGCCCGAGCATGCGGCTTGCCCAGAAGACCAGGCCGACGGAGGCGCAGGTCTCCGCATAGGCCGTATCATTGGGCAGGTCGTAATAGTCGGTGAAGCCTTCGTTGGAGGCGGCCGGGCCGATGCCGCCGGTGATATACATCTGCTTGGTGGTCAGATCGTCCCAGAGCGTTTCCAGCGCCGCCGTCAGGCTGTCGTCCCTATATTCGGTGGCGATATCGGCCATCCCCGAATAGAGGTACATGGCGCGCACCGCATGGCCGACGACCTTGGTCTGCTCGCGCACCGGCTGATGCGCCTGGCCATACTCATAGGTCTTCTGATGGAAGTCAGCAGCGCTCCGGCCGTCGCGAGCGGCTTCGGCCGTGAAGAAATGCGGCTCGGTGCCACGCTCGTCGATGAAGAATTTCGACAGCTCCAGATATTTCTTCTCGCCGGTGACGCGGGAAAGCTTGACCAGCGCCAGCTCGACTTCCTCGTGACCGCAATAGCCGGGGAACTGACCTTCGCCATGGCCGAAGATCGTGATCATGTAATCGGCAAAGCGGCACATGATATCGAGCAGCTTGCGTTTGCCGGTCGCCTGGTAATAGGCGACCGCGGCTTCCATCAGATGGCCGGCGCAATAAAGCTCGTGATGGTCGCGCAGATTGGTCCAGCGGCGGGCGGGCTCGACGCGCTGGAACCAGGCGTTGAGATAGCCGTCCTTGTCCTGCAGCCTCTCATACATGTCGATGATCTCATCGGCACGCGCCTCCAGCTTCGGGTTCGGCCGGCGATAGAGCGAATAGGCGATGGTCTCGATCGATTTGCCGAGATCGGAATCCCAGAACATCTGCGTCGTCCCGCCCCAGGGCTGAATGGGAATGACGACGCCGGGGCTCGGCTGGGAGACATCGATCGCCTTCAGCATGCCGGCCTCGACGCAGCGGTCGAGCAGGGTCTCGGCGGTGGAATTGCAGACGGCGTCCTGCCATTTGCCCCAGAAGCCGCCGAGCTCGACATCGGGCACGGCGACGGGACGAAACTGGCGGTCGTTGCTTGATTTGGTCATGGGTTCCACTTTCCCTAGGGTTATTTCACCGCGCCGGCCATCAGCCCGCGCATGTAGTAGCGTTGCAGGAGCAGGAAGACGATCAGGCAAGGGATCGTCATGACGACGACGCCGGCCTGCACCGCTCCCCAGTTGATGGCGCCGAGCCGCCCGGCGCGAACCGCCGTCATCAGCACCGGCAGGGTGTATTTCTCATTGCTGGAGAGCAGCACCAGTGCGGCGAGAAACTCGTTCCAGGCATTGAGGAAGGCAAAGATCGCCACCGTCGCCACACCGGGAAGCACCAGCGGCAGCAGAACGCGGGCGAGAAGCCTGAGATCGCGGGCGCCGTCGATGCGGGCCGCCTCTTCGATTTCCTTCGGCACCGCATCGAAGGCGTTGCGCATCATGAAGACCGAGAAGGGCAGCTGCAGCGTCACATAGACGAGCGTCAGCCCGATCAGCGAATTGTTGAGGCCGAGCTTGGCCAGGATGATGAAGAGCGGCGTCAGGATCGACTGGAACGGGATCATCAGCGTGGCGATGATCAGCACGAAGAGCGCATTCTTCATCGGGAACCGATAGCGCGAGAAGCCGTAGCCGGCGAGCAGGCTGACGGCGACGGTCAGCACCACGGTGGCGACCGAGACCAACAGCGAATTGATCATGTGCCGCCAGATGCCGGCGCCGAACGTATCGAGCAACGCATAGGCATCGAAGCTGACGCCCGATGTCGGCCACGGCGGCAGCGGCGGCAGGCTGGCTTCGGTCCCTTGCCGGAAGGAGGCGAGCAGCGTGATCGCAAACGGCGCCAGGAAGAAGATCGAGATGGCGATGCCGCTGAGATGATAGGCCGATTTCACGCGGAAGGCCTTGCGGGCACGGCGTTTTCTTGAGGTGATCATGGACGCTCCTCCCCGACCCGCAGCAGCCAGAGCTGCACGATGCTGATCGCCACCAGGATGGCGAGCAGCACGATCGACAGTGCCGCGCCATAACCGAGATTGAACGACACGAAGGACTGGTTGAAGATGTAGTAGACCACCGAGATCATCTTGTTCTGCGGCCCGCCCGAGGTCATGATGTAGAACTGGTCGAAGGCAAGGATCGAGCCGGTGACGGAGACGATCAGTGCCAGCGCGATCGTCTTGCGCATCAGCGGCAGCGTCAGATGCCGGAAACGCTGCCAGCGACCGGCGCCGTCGATGCGGGCGGCCTCCGTCAGCTCGGACGGAATGGCCTGCAGCCCCGTCAGAAGAATGATCATGGTGAAGCCGGCGATCTTCCAGACGACCATCACCACAACAGTCAGAAAGGCGGTGTCGAAAGTCGCCAGCAGATTGGGGCTCTTTTCGACAAGACCGAGGGCTTTCAGGGCCGGGCCGATGAAGCCGCTATCGACATTGGCAAGCCAGACCCAGAGCAGCGAGGCGGTGGCCAGCCCGACGACGACGGGCAGAAAGATGACGGTGCGATAGGCGCTGACGAACTGCCGCTCCTTCTCGACGAAGATGGCGAGCGGAAAGGCGACGGCGAAGATCGCGATGGTGACGATCACCGTATAATAGGCGGTGAAATTCAGCGCCGTCACGAAGCGCGTGTCGTTGACCATGCGGTAATAATTGTTGAAGCCGATCCAGCGCGATGCCCCCATCAGCGGCCAGTTGTGCAGGCTCATCCACCCGGTGAACAGCACCGGCATGATGAAGAAGACGATGACCAGCGCCATGGCCGGCGCGATATAGGCAAGGCCGCGCCAATTCGATTGGCGCCGTCGCCTGCGCCGAGGCAATAGGATCTCTGAACCGGAATCGGTCATCGAAACGCTCCGCATCTGTCGGTTGGGATTGGCCGGGAAGCTGCCACCGCTCCCCGGCCGCGGCCGGGGGAGAGTTACTGGCCGCTATCGATGATCGATTGCATTTCCGACTGGGCGCTCGAAAACGCGCCGTCGACATCGTCGCCGAAGATCGCGGCGTTGGTAAAGCTTGCCCAAGGGCCGTTGGCGCTGTTGATCAGGTCGTTGAACTGCAGCGTATAGGGCGTCTTGGCCACACTGATCGCCTTGAGGCCGACCTGCATGCGCGGGTCGAGACCTTCCAGCACCTTGTCGGCAATATCGCCGCGCGTCGGCAGGCTGCCGTACTTCGCCATGATCTTCTGGCCGTCCTCCGAATAGACATATTCGAGGAAGCCCTTCACCGCGTCGATCTTCTTGGTGCCCTTGGTGATGACGAAATTATCGCCGCCGGCAAAGGACGAAGGCTTGCCGTCGACGCCCGGGATGAGGGTCACGCCGAAATTGATATCCGGATGCTCGGTGACCAGCGTGCCGATGGCAAAGGCGCCGAGGCTTTGCTGACCGATCTTGCCGTTGGTGAAGGTCAGGAAGTTGGCGCCGGTATCGCTGGCCGCACCCGCCGGCACCAGGTCCTTCTTGACCATGTTGCGGTAGATATCGACGGCCTTGCGCATCTGCGGCGTATCGAGCGTCGCCGTCTTGCTGTCGGCCGACAGGATATCGGCGCCGGCACCCCAGGTGAGCGGCGTGAAGGTGAAGATCATGCAGCCGCCGCAGCCGCCGCCGGAGAAATAGAAGCCGTAGGTATCGTCACCCAGCGCCCGGATCTTCTCGGCATTGGCGGTGATTTCATCCCAGTTGGCCGGCGCCTTTTCCGGGTCGAGGCCGGCCTTCTTGTAGAGGTCCTTGTTCCAGGCAAAGACCGACGTCTCCACCGACAGCGGCAGGCCGTAAATCTTGTCCTGATAGGTGCCGAGGCGGACATGCGACGGCGACAGCGAGTTGAAATAGGGCAGCGATTTCGCCCAGTCCGTCAGATCCTCAAGCTGGCCGGCCGCGGCAAAGGCGGGGTTATAGATCAGATCCATCGACAGGGCGTCGGGCGCCTGTCCGCCGGCGATCGCCGTTGCATATTTCTGCACCAGCTCGGAGAACGGCACCTCGGTCATCACGACCTTGGTCTCATGGCCGGAATTATAGGCTTCGACGACCTTCTTGAAGGCGTCGCCGATGCCCGAACGAACCCACATTTCGACATTTTCAGCCGCCGACGCCGCCGAAAACAGGCACAAGGTAGCGATGCTGGTCGCCGCCAATAGACGCTTGATCATGACACTCCTCCCGATATGGCGCATCTCCCTGCGCCTCTGCTCATTCCCTTGGTCTCATTCCCTGCGCCTCTGCTCATTCCCTTGGTCTCATTCCCTTAGTCTCACTCATTGGGGGTCTTACCCCCGCATGACTGCCGGACGACAAGCCGGCACGGCAATTTCCTCACTCCCGGCTCGACAGGCCGGCCTTCCGCAAGCGCCAGCACCGTCAATCCGGCCTGCCGCCCGAGCTCCTTCAGTTCCATGTCCACCGTCGTCAGCGGCGGCCGGGTCTGGGCCGCGACAATCTCCCAATTGTCGAAGCCGATCACCGAGACATCCTGCGGCACCTTGACGCCGCGCTCGCGCAACGCATCGGCGGCACCACGGGCAATCTGGTCATTGCCGCAGAACAGCGCGTCTGGCTTTTCTCCCGGCCTCTTCCAGAGCTGCTCCACCGCCTCATGACCCCAGCTTTCCGACCAGACGCCGTAGAGCACCGGCTCGCGGTGGCCGGCCACCTCGTGATAGGCGCCGGCGCGTTCCCGCACCGAAAAGAAATCCTCCGGCCCGGTGATATGGGCGATCCGCCGCCGCCCGACCTTGGTCAGCCATTCCACCGCCAGCCGCGCGCCCTGTTCGTCGTCCGAGCGGAAGGTAACGCTGTTCTGCGTCCCCTCGGTGAAGGCGTAGACGACAGGCACATGCAAGTTCGACAGATCGACCGGCAGGCGGCGGTCCAGCCGCTTTCCCGTGGCGATGATGCCGTCGACCTGCTTGTCGAGCATCGCATCGACATGGATCTGGGCGAGCGCCGGATCGTCTTCGATGGCGCACAGGAATACCGAAACCCCATGGTCGACCAGCGCGTCCGAAATACCCGCCATCACAGGCAAGGTGAAACGGCCGTAAGTGTCGTTGGTCAGCAGCCCGATGGTGAAGCTGCGCTTGCTGAGAAGCCCTCTTGCCAGCGCATTCGGCCGATAACCGATTTCGCCGGCGATCCGCTTCACCCGCTCGCGCGTTTCCGCGCCCATCCGGCCGGTGTCGTTGAGCGCCTTCGACGCGGTCGAGATGCTCACCGCGGCAGCCGCCGCCACCTCATGGATGGTGATCCTGCCTCTTTTTCCTCCCGTGAAGTTCAGAGCATCACTCCTTCTGAAGTGGCTTGAGAAAAGCTTTTACCAACTGCGATGTCAAGTGAGAAAAGGTTTTCTCACGTTTGTCGGCCGCACAGGCCCGGGCGGTCGCGATGCATCATCTGCATCGAGGCCGGCGCCGAGCGGAGAACTGATTCATGTGGGGGAGGTTGGCACGGCCCCATAAGGGCACGGCTCATCACCGTCAGGACCTCGATGGAGGTCCTGAACTAAGGCGTGGTCAATCGAAAAATCAGGCGACGTGCCTTGCCAGCGCGCAGCGCGACCAGAGCGAATGCAGCGCCTCGACCAGATGGGCGATATCGGCATCCGAATGCAGCGGCGTCGGGGTGATGCGCAGCCGCTCGGTCTTCTTCGGCACGGTGGGATAGTTGATCGGCTGGACGTAGACGCCGCAATTGTCGAGCAGCAGGTCGGAGATCCACTTGCACTTGGCCGCATCACCGACCAGCACCGGCACGATATGGCTCGGATTGGGCACATGCGGAATGCCGTTCTGGTCGAGCAGCGCCCTGAGCTTGCGCACCCGGTCCTGATGACGGGCCCGCTCGAACTGGCTGACCTTCAGGTGCTGGATCGAAGCGACGGCGCCGGCGGCCAGCGCCGGCGGCAGCGCCGTGGTGAAGATGAAGCCGGAGGCAAAGGAACGGATGAAATCGCAAAGCGCGGCCGAAGCGGCGATATAGCCGCCCATCACCCCGAAGGCCTTGCCGAGCGTGCCTTCGATGACGGTCAGCCGGTCCATCAGCCCCTCGCGCTCGGCAATGCCGCCGCCGCGCGGGCCGTACATGCCGACCGCATGCACCTCGTCGAGATAGGTCATGGCGCCGTATTTG is a window of Rhizobium sp. N324 DNA encoding:
- a CDS encoding ABC transporter ATP-binding protein, which codes for MTNGMANKSVVLQDVRKSYGNLQVVHGIDLTIEEGEFVVFVGPSGCGKSTLLRMIAGLEDVTDGEVEIKGRMVTDLDPSERGIAMVFQSYALYPHMSVRDNLAFGLKMARTQPAEIETRVKAASAILKIDHLLDRRPGQLSGGQRQRVAIGRAIVRKPDVFLFDEPLSNLDAELRVSMRIEIARLHRELGNTMIYVTHDQTEAMTLADKIVVLRDGRVEQAGTPRQIYEDPANTFVAGFIGSPRMNLLNARWGEGGVVEVAGSRIETALISTGRPAGGAVTLGLRPEHLKVAPDRSGKLTATVDFSEYLGGTQYLYCQLADGQSLTVEHRSPISIAAGKQVGLLFEPSDCRLFDEAGNRLR
- a CDS encoding carbohydrate ABC transporter permease — translated: MITSRKRRARKAFRVKSAYHLSGIAISIFFLAPFAITLLASFRQGTEASLPPLPPWPTSGVSFDAYALLDTFGAGIWRHMINSLLVSVATVVLTVAVSLLAGYGFSRYRFPMKNALFVLIIATLMIPFQSILTPLFIILAKLGLNNSLIGLTLVYVTLQLPFSVFMMRNAFDAVPKEIEEAARIDGARDLRLLARVLLPLVLPGVATVAIFAFLNAWNEFLAALVLLSSNEKYTLPVLMTAVRAGRLGAINWGAVQAGVVVMTIPCLIVFLLLQRYYMRGLMAGAVK
- a CDS encoding glycoside hydrolase family 127 protein, which encodes MTKSSNDRQFRPVAVPDVELGGFWGKWQDAVCNSTAETLLDRCVEAGMLKAIDVSQPSPGVVIPIQPWGGTTQMFWDSDLGKSIETIAYSLYRRPNPKLEARADEIIDMYERLQDKDGYLNAWFQRVEPARRWTNLRDHHELYCAGHLMEAAVAYYQATGKRKLLDIMCRFADYMITIFGHGEGQFPGYCGHEEVELALVKLSRVTGEKKYLELSKFFIDERGTEPHFFTAEAARDGRSAADFHQKTYEYGQAHQPVREQTKVVGHAVRAMYLYSGMADIATEYRDDSLTAALETLWDDLTTKQMYITGGIGPAASNEGFTDYYDLPNDTAYAETCASVGLVFWASRMLGRGPDRRYADIMEQALYNGALPGLSTDGKTFFYDNPLESAGKHHRWKWHHCPCCPPNIARLVTSIGSYMYAVADDEIAVHLYGESTARLKLANGAEGELEQATNYPWDGAVVFTTRLKTPARFALSLRIPDWAEGATLSVNGEMLDLAATVRDGYARIDRQWNDGDRVALHLPLALRPQYANPKVRQDAGRVALMRGPLVYCVETTDNGEDLNAIILPRELPAAETIVLKDLNDAVALDLKVEREETSNWGTPLYRNAPAERQVATARFVPYHLWDNRAPGEMLVWVQSDK
- a CDS encoding BON domain-containing protein, which codes for MVFKEQTFHGLEPEMEAEISNRASVEAAVANALAIAGGIDASDVEVTMENDQIVLTGTVGTVGEIERATAVARAVEGVHAVQNRILLGGPPINERH
- a CDS encoding carbohydrate ABC transporter permease → MTDSGSEILLPRRRRRRQSNWRGLAYIAPAMALVIVFFIMPVLFTGWMSLHNWPLMGASRWIGFNNYYRMVNDTRFVTALNFTAYYTVIVTIAIFAVAFPLAIFVEKERQFVSAYRTVIFLPVVVGLATASLLWVWLANVDSGFIGPALKALGLVEKSPNLLATFDTAFLTVVVMVVWKIAGFTMIILLTGLQAIPSELTEAARIDGAGRWQRFRHLTLPLMRKTIALALIVSVTGSILAFDQFYIMTSGGPQNKMISVVYYIFNQSFVSFNLGYGAALSIVLLAILVAISIVQLWLLRVGEERP
- the dxr gene encoding 1-deoxy-D-xylulose-5-phosphate reductoisomerase, with protein sequence MMTGKTAPRRLSIFGSTGSIGQNTLNVVDHLGGRENFEISVLTGNGNVELLARQAKLSGAGMAVTASDRHYEALKSALSGSGIAVASGKSGLMEAADREADWVMAAIVGTAGLAPTLAAARRGADIALANKECLVSAGDLFISAIRKGGGKLLPVDSEHNAIFQVLEENQRHAIERVVLTASGGPFRTASLKEMAGVTAETARAHPNWSMGLKISIDSASMFNKALEIIEARHLFSLTPEQIEVIIHPQSIIHSMVGYSDGSVLAQLGAPDMRTAIGYALSFPRRPNLPIERLDFARLARLDFEAPDELRFPALRLARLAMTRGGVQGAVLNGAKEVALEAFIEGRLPFLAIAEITERVMDDLAGLPPAAEMDEVFDADRQARQRAAELMKLEIAG
- a CDS encoding ABC transporter substrate-binding protein, with product MIKRLLAATSIATLCLFSAASAAENVEMWVRSGIGDAFKKVVEAYNSGHETKVVMTEVPFSELVQKYATAIAGGQAPDALSMDLIYNPAFAAAGQLEDLTDWAKSLPYFNSLSPSHVRLGTYQDKIYGLPLSVETSVFAWNKDLYKKAGLDPEKAPANWDEITANAEKIRALGDDTYGFYFSGGGCGGCMIFTFTPLTWGAGADILSADSKTATLDTPQMRKAVDIYRNMVKKDLVPAGAASDTGANFLTFTNGKIGQQSLGAFAIGTLVTEHPDINFGVTLIPGVDGKPSSFAGGDNFVITKGTKKIDAVKGFLEYVYSEDGQKIMAKYGSLPTRGDIADKVLEGLDPRMQVGLKAISVAKTPYTLQFNDLINSANGPWASFTNAAIFGDDVDGAFSSAQSEMQSIIDSGQ